GCAATGTGAATGACTACTCTTCATTTTTTACTACAGAAATACTTTTCTACTTCctgcacataaacaaatctaaaacccaaataaaataCCAATCAAGCAAATGTTAGCTTACATGggttagcatattctcaaatatatacatacacatattgGTAAATATACTTATACGTATTCACATATACatctataaaatatattttgcagaaaatgagaaacaagatatatgtatatatatacttatggtAGGATAATGATTAGTTTGTGTCAATAGTAAAACACGTAATAAcagataaagaagaaagtttcAGCAGAAAAGGTTTAGTTAGTATAATAGCTAACACGGTAAATATAATGAAAAGGCGCTACAGTAGAAGAACTAGTACAATAAGTAAAGATACCACAGCAGGACAACTGATGCAACAAACGTGATAAAAATGTGCTACAGCAGAATGATTAAATACAacagatataatttataataagtgaaatcaaatatatttgcaattgaaatcaagtattgaatctTTCTATAGAATAAGTAAACCAAGAAAGAACCCAAACCCCAACTTGAACAACCTTGTCATTGGCTTTTgccatcaaagttgtgcattttgaAGAATAGGCCTAAATGGCTACTATCTATTACTTTTGGGGATATCAAAGAGTGGGTTTGCtaagagggagggaaaagatggtctattgatgcatgcccctATTCTTGCcgtattttctctcttctttttaccactttctttctttctttctctccgtTCTTTTTACTCTTAGTTGCTTACTACTCTCCTACCGTGGATTGTTCCCCCTttggtcttttcttttcttgggtcCCTCTCTCTAGGTGACTCTCTCTTTCTAAGAGCCTCTCTTAGGTgcgtcccccccccccccaattggGTCTCCCCCTTCTGCTATGGTtacctcttccttttatagtgaacTGATTCAATGAgatttctcccttttacccCTAGGGCTTCACCAactgtttttggtttgttgtgggCATCCTTTTAGGACTGTCCACCAACCCATTAGTTGCCCCGACCACTACCATTACTCAGAATACGTCAGCTGCACCATTACTCATTTCACgacaaaatttcattttgtttgttcCTGCTGTATACCTCTACCTCTAGGTTCAAATGGATCAGAATTGGGCTACCTCACTACCTagctctatggcatgcatcaaaTGGTCCTAACCATctattacttcttttgggtaagaTACTATCCCAGCAAGGTATATTCCCAAAAGAAGTCATGGTAGAAAACCAAATATAGACCCCATTTtccccccaccaccaaaccacaccctctgaATCCCCTTGACCATGGGCCCACCTCCCTtgtattggttgggtacaaGTTAGTGGTGCTTCGGCCTTTCTGTACTTGCTCCATTGTCTTctatttttgtcttctttcatTCCCACACTGTTTTTGCCGTagctgttttgttttgttgtgtgtctttgtcttatttcttcatgcatttcttGCTACGtttgtcattttcctttgatttggcttttctttccttcacgtGATTCCTACTACTGACACTTCCTTTtgttccttgtttcttttcatcgTGCTTCCTCATATTAGCTTTCACACCTATCTTTTTATACAAAAGGATTTGGGTCTTTGTGGGCCAAATAATGTTAACTGGATCAAAATGGTCTTGGGCCCAATTTGTCTTTATCTGCCAAAGCCATTCTGCCAAAGAACTGTATTCTGTGGTAGATCTGTATTCTGCTGCAGATTTGTAATTTGCTGCAAATTTGCATTTTGCTGTAGATCTGCTGCAGATCTGTATTCTTTTTTTGGACCTTTCTTGCTCTTTAGTCTTCTTGGTAGGCCTTTGGGCTTTGatttttattgggctttcttcctCATGGGCTTTTGGATATGGATTCGCAAAAATAGGCATCAACAATAATCTGTGTGATTTTCAACGAAAGTATTAAACTTGAAAGGGTGTAATGAATTTGTGAAGAGCTActatgaaaaattcaaattctaaatgaaTCCACAATTTAACAAGTATAAAAGGCTAAAACTATTTTGTTAGAAATTAAAGTGTCATGTAAGAAATCAAATTGAATTGTATATTTTAGATACTTGATTTGATTTAGGGGGATGGATCATATAAATAGTGCCATGTGTTCCTCCCTGACACTCTCAATGCTTCAACTTTCATAATATCTTAATGCAGGATGTCGCGAGTTACTATTTACGAGGTGCGTTCAAGGTTGATCCATATTAAAAATGTGATATTGAGCAGAATAAGCAGGAATCAATGATGGAAATAAAATGCACAAAATTAATTGTGAAGGTTTGGTAAATTTTATTCCTTAACCATTCAGAATCTccatatatataaagtataaactctAGCTTCTCCACCAACACTTTTATCATCGCCCAATAGAATTTGAAACCAAAACATGCTGGTAACTACCGTAGAcgtactccaaaaaaaaaataaaaaataaaaaataaaaagacctACCGTAGACCGATAGGCTtagaccaaaacaaaaaataaagtaaaataaaataaataaagtaaaataaaataaaagaagaagtggaGGAATATGATTGCCATTAAAATAAGTAGGTGAtaaattttagaagaaaaaaaatcttgtttaaTGCATAAAAGACATGAAAGAACGTATCCTTAAGGAATGATGTGCATGCAGAGTCATCAAGGAATGATATGTAACAAGCACTTTTATACGATATCATATAAGTAGTAAAAATAATCAtagattaaattgaaaaatatacctAAACGACCCTAAGGTCATTTATTAAAGTTCGATTAAATTAACTTGTCATAATAATATCAATTCGAGGCTAtcatgattctcaaaaaaaaaaaaaatatatatatatatatatatattcgagCCTATCATATTAGTAGAACAAATATAGAATTCTAAAAATTCTATGAAGATGCATCAGGGCAACAATTAAACAAGGCGAAGACGTCGCTCTATCTCAGTAGTAATATAGCCACAGACATTCAAGAAGAGAACAAATATAGAATTCTAAAAATTCTATGAAGATGCATCAGGGCAACAATTAAACAAGGCGAAGACGTCGCTCTATCTCAGTAGTAATATAGCCACAGACATTCAAGAAGAGAACAAATATAGAATTCTAAAAATTCTATGAAGATGCATCAGGGCAACAATTAAACAAGGCAAAGACGTCGCTCTATTTCAGTAGTAATACAGCCACAGACATTCAAGAAGAGACCAAGACCAAATTTGGGGCACAAGTTATTAAACAACATGAAAAGTATTTGGGCCTACCATCTCTTGTGGGGAAGAATAGGAAGAACTCTTTCAAGGGAATCAAAGAAACGGTGGCAAAGAAGCTGGCGGGATGGAAGGAAAAATTACTCTCAAAAGCAGGTAAGGAGATTCTGATCAAAGCAGTGGCCCAGACAATTCCTACATATGCCATGAGTTGTTTCAAGATTCCGAATAAACTTTGTGATGAGATGACTAGCCTTATGAGGAACTTTTGGTGGGGACAACAAAGAGATGAAAGGAAGATGGCTTGGATTAGTTGGGATAAACTCTGTACTCCTAAAGCTCAAGGGGGGTTGGGATTTAGACAACTAAAACAATTTAATCTTGCTTTATTAGCTAAACAGGGATGGAGATTACAACTGGGTGGTGACTCACTGCTCTATCGAGTTTTTAAGGCGAAGTATTTCCCTAGGAGTGACTTTCTACAAGCTAGTTTGGGTGCAAATCCATCATATGCGTGGCGAAGTATCATGGCAAGGCAGAATATTATCAAAAAAGGAATTAGATGATAGGTAGGCAATGGTCAAAGCATTCGGATATGGATGGATAAATGGACCCTTAATCCCTCAACATACAAGATTATATCTCCTCCGGCTGGTCTTCCTTTGGAGGCTCGGGTGTGTGAATTAATTGAGCCAACTCTTGGTACATGGAAAATCGACCTGATTCAAAGCATTTTTCTCCCACATGAAGTTGACGATATTTGTAGTATCGCACTGAGCTCTAAGCTTCCCTAGGACAGGCAGGTCTAGGCTCCTACAAATAATGGTAAGTTCAGTGTTAGAAAAGCATACAGAGTGGCTGTGGAGCTTGTCTCTGAAGGCTTAGCTGGGGCTGCTTCTGATGACAGTAGGATGAGGAGGTTTTGGAAGCAAATATGGCAGCTTAACATCCCTTACAAGGTTTGCCATTTTGCATGGTGAGCTTGCCGAGACACACTTCCCACCAAAGAAAATTTAGTGCGTAGGAAAGTCTTGACTGAAGGATGCTGCAAGCTGTGCAATTCAGGCCTAGAGAGTTCTAGCCATCTATTTTGGGATTGTAACCGAGCACGTGAGGTTTGGGATAGCTTAAAGTTGTTCAGTATTTAGCCATCCATACGTTTCACTTCTTTCATGGATATGGTCTGGTACGGTGTGGTCGAAGCTGAATGGGATTCGGAGTTGATTGAAAAAGTAACCATAGTGGCGTGGTCTCTTTGGACGAACAGGAATGAACTGTGGAATGGAGGTGCGAGGAAAAGTACTACAAGGATCGGGTCTAATGCTTTAGAGTATCTGGTTGAATATCGAGAATGTGTTGCCGAGCCGATGTAGCGAAGGGAAGTCCAGCCTGAGTTTTGGAAGCCACCACTGAGAGGAATGTTCAAAATCAACATTGACGGGGCTGTATTTGCTGATCAAAAAGTTGCAGTTGTGGGAGCTTTGATTCGAGATGAGGAAGGTAATGTTATTGGGGCCCTTAGCAAGAAGATTTCAGCCCCTCTCAAAGCAGTAGAAATCGAGGCAAAAGCAGTGGAGGTCAGGCTACAATTCGATAAAGATCTTAGTATACAAGATTTTATTCTTGAAGGTGACTCCTTTTTGGTGATCAATGCTATgaaggaactctctccgccaccATCATCTGTGGCTGCTATTATTTCTAGCTCTTTGTTGGTTTCTCAAGAGTTTAGACAGGTTGTTTTTTCACATGTCCGTAGGCAAGGCAATAGGCTAGCTCATTTATTAGCTAAATATGCTTCTGGCATAAATGATTTTTCAGTTTGGTTAGAAGAGGAGCGTTGTTTCCTTAACCAAGCTCTGATTCAAGATGTAACTTACTCTTCTTTGGTCTAATaaagtttttagtaataaatatatatttattactcAACTTGACCAACAACCCATTTTGCACCCATTAAGAATTTAAATGCAACATAATCactatgaaaattttctttttactcttcATGTTGCTACTAGGGGTGAGAAAACCAACCTAGACCCGACCAAAACCTATCGACATGAATCGATCCTGTCATATATGGTCGCCTCTGAACACAACTTCAATTGACAACAGGTTTCATTCATTAAACCCGACCATATTTGACTTGGATGTCATGCAAATCCTTAAACTCGACACTCTTGATTAATTTTTAAGCTTTGATGTGTCTCCATCTCCATTCCATTAGCCCTCTAGAATCTAGATTTCTCACCTCTCCATGGTTGAAATGTTGCATCGTATCTTATTACCTCTATCTTCCCCTTTAAATTAAATGCTATATAACTTATTCTTTTGTGATtccataatataatttttttggtttattttatttatttattggcatattttatgtttgttaagttttta
This genomic stretch from Quercus lobata isolate SW786 chromosome 3, ValleyOak3.0 Primary Assembly, whole genome shotgun sequence harbors:
- the LOC115980619 gene encoding uncharacterized protein LOC115980619; the protein is MFKINIDGAVFADQKVAVVGALIRDEEGNVIGALSKKISAPLKAVEIEAKAVEVRLQFDKDLSIQDFILEGDSFLVINAMKELSPPPSSVAAIISSSLLVSQEFRQVVFSHVRRQGNRLAHLLAKYASGINDFSVWLEEERCFLNQALIQDVTYSSLV